The following proteins are encoded in a genomic region of Syngnathoides biaculeatus isolate LvHL_M chromosome 15, ASM1980259v1, whole genome shotgun sequence:
- the tulp4b gene encoding tubby-related protein 4 isoform X2 translates to MDVKIPKIEKRNGAALTIVQEMESHGTNREGSLTGDEDHRPPRQVVLVRWNEPFQKLATCDMEGGIFVWIQYEGRWSVELVNDRGAQVSDFTWSHDGTQALIAYRDGFVLVGSVSGQRHWSSEINLESQITCGIWTPDDQQVLFGTADGQVIVMDCHGRMLAHVLLRESDGIVGMSWNCPDFLVENSTESDTDSDDNFLPLVRRVKPLLTVTFLSGEISLMSNYDDLSPAVIRSGLKDVEAQWCSQGDLLAVAGLERHGLASDAGGTRNALVKFYNVQGEHIYTLETPAQRPITTICWGHRDSRLFLACGSALYVVRVEHRVASLQLLCQQGIASALREEKDVGKLNMPSLLCSYVTSAFIPTIKPPIPDPNNIRDFVSYPTTGNERLHCTMKRAEDSPEAGGPCYTLYLEYLGGLVPILKGRRVSKLRPEFVITDPKTDSKAEEVCVNPMISYADSCNCSDSSDVELSDEWGAKKSPKFSRGNRINLEPRKSPKLSRAHQEGQRSPRLPSKKPTVRSPSLTRREFSMDGLAGHNYLAQVTSNIWGTKFKIVGLASFLPANLGAVIYKTSLLHLQPRQMTIYLPEVRKISQDFMSLPVFNPNVFSEDEDDLPVMGSSSGDNPPCTVNIPIAPIHSPAQAMSPTQSIGLVQSLLANQNIQLDVLTNPTTNAAAASVSIPVSDHSRDPPVPARYPNPGQAIFNGLEMAPLLPGTLPPPPPPHHLPPQPPRQQHQQQSRQQPQTSQQLHHLQQVHHQRSPHQQRHQVQQHQQMPQNPPAVAGGHQFQQQQQIQQQQQQMQMQHEQMQQQQQQMQQQQQQIRQQIQEMRQQQQQLQQQHQQIQQQHQQMQRQHQQMQQQLKMQMTLPPAPTGYPTVSLQQIHLLPPLPPPPTGEPGLDRDHALKPSLPRTLPPSFITRDGGSVEIQARKVNPPPPYPGTVASTAAAAEAPIQTLVTNCDSPSILAPDACLKKDDFLLQPVTIQYPTPLGYERITTFDSSGNVEEVCRPRRRLIRNQNAYGGLGSATLKVTSSENKKIHLPYSSATLSRLSVPRYSIPSGDPPPYPDPANQVPVTLAPPPPRMESSLIHATLRRDPRDVMLKVPTMMDASRTLPTKAKMNSAVGLTYQQRVPTALYTCTQCSSNSSSTSVSVSGGGTSSSGIAGGTVVRQDFPPEKGIHHSTIIVHSKSPSQSPYSLLGSTDTRRDRTVYVNSAFTEDETLSKHCHLDKSVHQMTLGDVGLTAKRPPPYQWDTSTAEEFWLAPEQTMLAPPPPPPPPHKPPPLILGQTQHLDVTRLPFVLTNKPPSNPSTSTLGFPSAYQISLTPFPPAVSHSRPPMQSLQNPPPQCAPSNVVLPVQFAQQDSNLVLPTGYSTSLANLTCCTLPPMYPGASSCAGLQLHPVNLHPWNPYPCPPPMQDPPAPPLPTKTHQILEKPVLSPPPPTAPPPPPPLPPPPPPTELPASKCPAEDLAESGNSFPEPSSLNESPVPQESDRFNKKSRKRLDSRAEETNMSSVSRKDGRTLSDFNSLIASPRLGSREKKKPKGPREQLNRTKKISRAATEFQDSSESEPELFISGDELMNQNQSGKKSWKNKRSLRMASELEEMKCRKAHEREDRSLGSQGFVYVMANKQPLWNEATQVYQLDFGGRVTQESAKNFQIELDGRQVMQFGRIDGNAYILDFQYPFSAVQAFAVALANVTQRLK, encoded by the exons ATGGATGTAAAGATACCAAAGATAGAAAAGAGGAACGGTGCTGCGCTAACCATAGTTCAGGAAATGGAATCACACGGTACCAATCGAGAAGGCAGCTTGACGGGCGACGAAGACCACCGGCCACCCCGTCAG GTGGTTCTGGTGCGCTGGAACGAACCGTTCCAGAAGTTGGCCACGTGTGACATGGAAGGAGGAATTTTCGTGTGGATTCAGTACGAGGGCAGATGGTCGGTGGAGCTGGTCAACGACAGAGGAGCCCAA GTGAGCGACTTCACGTGGTCCCACGACGGCACGCAGGCGCTGATCGCCTACCGCGACGGCTTCGTGCTGGTGGGCTCGGTCAGCGGGCAGCGCCACTGGTCCTCGGAGATCAACCTGGAGAGCCAGATCACGTGCGGCATCTGGACGCCCGACGACCAGCAG GTCTTGTTCGGAACGGCCGACGGCCAGGTGATCGTGATGGACTGCCACGGCCGCATGCTGGCGCACGTGCTGCTGCGCGAGTCCGACGGCATCGTGGGCATGTCCTGGAACTGCCCCGACTTCCTGGTGGAGAACAGCACGGAGAGCGACACCGACTCCGACGACAACTTCCTGCCTTTAG TGCGGCGAGTGAAGCCTTTGCTGACCGTCACCTTCCTGTCGGGAGAAATCAGCTTGATGAGCAACTACGACGACTTGTCCCCCGCCGTCATTCGCTCGGGTTTGAAAG ATGTGGAGGCGCAGTGGTGCTCCCAGGGCGACCTCCTGGCCGTGGCCGGCTTGGAGCGACACGGGCTGGCCTCCGACGCCGGCGGGACCAGGAACGCTCTGGTTAAGTTCTACAACGTGCAAGGGGAGCACATCTACACCCTGGAAACGCCGGCGCAG AGGCCCATCACCACCATCTGCTGGGGCCACCGAGACTCCCGGCTGTTCCTGGCGTGCGGGTCGGCCCTGTACGTGGTGCGCGTGGAGCACCGCGTGGCCAGCCTGCAGCTGCTGTGCCAACAGGGCATCGCCAGCGCCCTGCGGGAGGAGAAGGACGTGGGCAAGCTCAACATGCCCTCGCTGCTCTGCTCCTACGTCACCAGCGCCTTCATCCCCACCATCAAG CCCCCGATCCCGGACCCCAACAACATCCGAGACTTTGTCAGCTACCCCACGACGGGCAACGAGCGGCTGCACTGCACCATGAAACGGGCGGAGGACAGCCCCGAGGCAGGCGGCCCGTGCTACACCCTCTACCTGGAGTACCTGGGGGGGCTGGTGCCCATCCTGAAGGGCCGGCGCGTCAGCAAATTGAGGCCCGAGTTTGTCATCACCGATCCCAAAACTGACAGCAAAGCAG agGAGGTGTGCGTCAACCCCATGATCTCGTACGCCGACAGCTGCAACTGCTCCGACTCCAGCGACGTGGAGCTCAGTGACGAGTGGGGGGCCAAGAAGTCGCCCAAGTTCTCTCGGGGGAACAG GATTAACTTGGAACCGCGCAAATCTCCCAAACTGTCCCGAGCCCACCAGGAGGGCCAGCGGTCGCCGCGCTTGCCGTCCAAGAAGCCCACGGTTCGATCCCCCAGCCTGACGCGTCGGGAGTTCTCTATGGACGGACTCGCTGGG CACAATTACCTGGCTCAGGTCACGTCCAACATCTGGGGGACCAAGTTCAAAATCGTGGGACTGGCCTCCTTTCTGCCCGCAAATCTCGGAGCAG TCATCTACAAGACGAGTTTGCTTCATCTGCAACCGCGTCAGATGACCATTTACCTCCCGGAGGTGCGCAAGATATCGCAGGACTTCATGAGCCTGCCCGTGTTCAACCCCAACGTCTTCAGCGAGGACGAGGATGACTTGCCAG TGATGGGCTCGTCGTCAGGAGACAACCCGCCCTGCACCGTCAACATTCCCATCGCGCCCATCCACAGCCCGGCTCAGGCCATGTCGCCCACTCAGAGCATCGGCCTGGTCCAGTCCCTCCTGGCCAATCAGAACATTCAGCTTGACGTCCTCACCAACCCCACGACcaacgcggcggcggcgtccgTCTCCATTCCTGTTTCCGACCACAGCCGGGACCCGCCTGTTCCGGCCAGATACCCGAACCCAGGGCAGGCGATCTTCAACGGGCTGGAAATGGCTCCGCTTCTCCCTGGTACGCTGCCTCCTCCGCCGCCCCCTCACCATCTCCCGCCCCAGCCGCCTcggcagcagcaccagcagcagtcCAGGCAGCAGCCGCAGACGTCGCAGCAACTCCATCACCTTCAGCAGGTGCACCACCAGCGGTCTCCGCATCAGCAGCGGCACCAGGtccagcagcaccagcagaTGCCGCAGAATCCGCCAGCGGTGGCCGGGGGCCACCAgttccagcagcagcagcagatccagcagcagcagcagcaaatgcAGATGCAACACGAGCAaatgcaacagcagcagcagcagatgcagcaacagcagcagcagatcCGCCAGCAGATTCAGGAGatgcggcagcagcagcagcagctccagcAGCAGCACCAACAGATCCAACAGCAGCACCAGCAAATGCAGAGGCAGCACCAGCAGATGCAGCAGCAGCTGAAGATGCAGATGACGCTTCCTCCCGCCCCCACCGGATACCCCACCGTCTCCCTCCAGCAGATCCATCTCCTGCCTCCGCTTCCTCCACCACCGACCGGCGAGCCCGGACTGGATCGAGATCACGCGTTGAAGCCGAGCCTGCCCCGGACATTACCCCCTTCCTTTATCACCAGAGACGGCGGATCTGTGGAGATTCAGGCGAGGAAGGTGAATCCTCCTCCTCCCTACCCGGGTACGGTGGCATCTACGGCAGCCGCGGCAGAGGCGCCGATCCAAACTCTGGTCACAAACTGCGACAGCCCGAGCATCCTGGCTCCGGACGCCTGCCTGAAGAAAGATGACTTTTTGCTTCAGCCTGTGACCATACAGTACCCGACACCTCTCGGCTACGAAAGGATCACGACTTTCGACAGCAGCGGTAACGTGGAGGAAGTATGTCGCCCCCGAAGGCGCCTCATCCGGAACCAAAATGCCTACGGTGGCCTCGGCTCGGCCACGCTGAAGGTCACTTCCTCCGAGAATAAAAAGATTCATCTTCCCTACAGCTCGGCGACACTCAGCCGTCTGTCCGTCCCTCGGTATTCCATTCCCAGCGGGGACCCTCCCCCTTACCCCGATCCGGCCAATCAAGTCCCGGTCACCCTCGCTCCTCCGCCACCGAGAATGGAAAGCAGCCTCATTCACGCCACTCTGCGCCGCGACCCCCGCGACGTGATGCTCAAAGTGCCCACTATGATGGACGCCTCCAGGACGCTCCCTACCAAGGCCAAGATGAACAGCGCGGTGGGTTTGACCTACCAGCAGAGGGTGCCCACGGCGCTGTACACGTGCACGCagtgcagcagcaacagcagcagcaccagtGTCAGCGTTAGCGGCGGCGGGACATCGAGCAGCGGCATCGCGGGCGGCACTGTGGTCAGGCAGGACTTCCCCCCGGAGAAAGGAATACACCACAGCACAATCATTGTGCACTCCAAAAGCCCCTCGCAGTCACCTTACAGCCTCCTGGGTTCCACGGACACCCGCCGGGATAGAACCGTGTACGTCAACTCCGCCTTCACCGAAGACGAGACTCTGAGCAAGCACTGTCACTTGGACAAATCCGTCCATCAGATGACCCTCGGTGACGTCGGCCTCACGGCGAAGCGCCCGCCCCCTTATCAGTGGGACACCTCCACCGCAGAGGAATTCTGGCTTGCCCCGGAGCAAACGATGCTggcccccccgccgccgccgccgccgcctcacaaGCCCCCTCCTCTCATTCTCGGCCAGACGCAGCACTTGGACGTGACCCGTCTACCGTTCGTCCTCACAAATAAGCCGCCGTCCAATCCCAGCACAAGCACCCTCGGATTCCCGTCGGCCTACCAAATATCCCTCACTCCCTTCCCTCCCGCTGTAAGCCACAGTAGACCCCCCATGCAGAGCTTacagaaccccccaccccagtgtGCTCCAAGCAATGTGGTTCTCCCTGTCCAATTTGCTCAGCAGGACTCCAATTTGGTTTTACCGACAGGGTACTCCACAAGCTTAGCTAACTTGACATGCTGCACCCTGCCACCGATGTACCCAGGGGCCAGCTCCTGCGCCGGACTTCAGCTGCACCCTGTAAACCTTCACCCCTGGAATCCCTACCCCTGCCCGCCACCCATGCAGGACCCCCCTGCACCTCCCCTCCCAACCAAAACCCATCAAATATTAGAGAAGCCCGTTCTCTCGCCTCCCCCTCCGACCGCGCCACCTCCGCCGCCCCCTCTGCCTCCGCCACCGCCGCCCACCGAGCTACCCGCATCTAAATGCCCCGCCGAGGATCTCGCGGAGTCTGGCAACAGCTTTCCGGAGCCGTCTTCCCTCAATGAAAGTCCCGTGCCGCAGGAGTCGGACCGCTTTAACAAAAAAAGCCGCAAGAGACTGGACAGCCGAGCCGAGGAGACCAACATGTCATCGGTGTCCAGAAAGGATGGTCGCACACTGTCCGATTTCAACTCTCTGATTGCCAGCCCGCGACTGGGCAGCAGAGAGAAGAAGAAACCGAAGGGACCCCGGGAGCAGCTCAACAGGACGAAAAAGATAAGCCGAGCCGCCACCGAGTTCCAGGACAGCTCGGAGAGCGAGCCAGAGCTTTTTATCAGCGGCGACGAGCTGATGAACCAGAACCAGAGCGGCAAGAAGAGTTGGAAGAacaagcgcagccttcgcatgGCCAGCGAGCTGGAGGAGATGAAGTGCCGCAAGGCTCACGAACGGGAGGACCGCAGTTTGGGCAGCCAGGGCTTCGTCTACGTCATGGCTAACAAGCAGCCTCTGTGGAACGAAGCGACCCAGGTCTACCAGCTGGACTTCGGAGGAAGGGTCACGCAGGAGTCTGCAAAGAACTTCCAGATCGAGCTGGACGGCCGACAG gtgATGCAGTTCGGACGCATCGACGGGAACGCCTACATCCTGGATTTCCAGTATCCCTTCTCGGCGGTGCAGGCGTTCGCCGTGGCCTTGGCCAACGTGACTCAACGGCTGAAGTGA
- the tulp4b gene encoding tubby-related protein 4 isoform X4 encodes MWRRSGAPRATSWPWPAWSDTGWPPTPAGPGTLWLSSTTCKGSTSTPWKRRRRSYVEPLTLRCWFQRPITTICWGHRDSRLFLACGSALYVVRVEHRVASLQLLCQQGIASALREEKDVGKLNMPSLLCSYVTSAFIPTIKPPIPDPNNIRDFVSYPTTGNERLHCTMKRAEDSPEAGGPCYTLYLEYLGGLVPILKGRRVSKLRPEFVITDPKTDSKAEEVCVNPMISYADSCNCSDSSDVELSDEWGAKKSPKFSRGNRINLEPRKSPKLSRAHQEGQRSPRLPSKKPTVRSPSLTRREFSMDGLAGHNYLAQVTSNIWGTKFKIVGLASFLPANLGAVIYKTSLLHLQPRQMTIYLPEVRKISQDFMSLPVFNPNVFSEDEDDLPVMGSSSGDNPPCTVNIPIAPIHSPAQAMSPTQSIGLVQSLLANQNIQLDVLTNPTTNAAAASVSIPVSDHSRDPPVPARYPNPGQAIFNGLEMAPLLPGTLPPPPPPHHLPPQPPRQQHQQQSRQQPQTSQQLHHLQQVHHQRSPHQQRHQVQQHQQMPQNPPAVAGGHQFQQQQQIQQQQQQMQMQHEQMQQQQQQMQQQQQQIRQQIQEMRQQQQQLQQQHQQIQQQHQQMQRQHQQMQQQLKMQMTLPPAPTGYPTVSLQQIHLLPPLPPPPTGEPGLDRDHALKPSLPRTLPPSFITRDGGSVEIQARKVNPPPPYPGTVASTAAAAEAPIQTLVTNCDSPSILAPDACLKKDDFLLQPVTIQYPTPLGYERITTFDSSGNVEEVCRPRRRLIRNQNAYGGLGSATLKVTSSENKKIHLPYSSATLSRLSVPRYSIPSGDPPPYPDPANQVPVTLAPPPPRMESSLIHATLRRDPRDVMLKVPTMMDASRTLPTKAKMNSAVGLTYQQRVPTALYTCTQCSSNSSSTSVSVSGGGTSSSGIAGGTVVRQDFPPEKGIHHSTIIVHSKSPSQSPYSLLGSTDTRRDRTVYVNSAFTEDETLSKHCHLDKSVHQMTLGDVGLTAKRPPPYQWDTSTAEEFWLAPEQTMLAPPPPPPPPHKPPPLILGQTQHLDVTRLPFVLTNKPPSNPSTSTLGFPSAYQISLTPFPPAVSHSRPPMQSLQNPPPQCAPSNVVLPVQFAQQDSNLVLPTGYSTSLANLTCCTLPPMYPGASSCAGLQLHPVNLHPWNPYPCPPPMQDPPAPPLPTKTHQILEKPVLSPPPPTAPPPPPPLPPPPPPTELPASKCPAEDLAESGNSFPEPSSLNESPVPQESDRFNKKSRKRLDSRAEETNMSSVSRKDGRTLSDFNSLIASPRLGSREKKKPKGPREQLNRTKKISRAATEFQDSSESEPELFISGDELMNQNQSGKKSWKNKRSLRMASELEEMKCRKAHEREDRSLGSQGFVYVMANKQPLWNEATQVYQLDFGGRVTQESAKNFQIELDGRQVMQFGRIDGNAYILDFQYPFSAVQAFAVALANVTQRLK; translated from the exons ATGTGGAGGCGCAGTGGTGCTCCCAGGGCGACCTCCTGGCCGTGGCCGGCTTGGAGCGACACGGGCTGGCCTCCGACGCCGGCGGGACCAGGAACGCTCTGGTTAAGTTCTACAACGTGCAAGGGGAGCACATCTACACCCTGGAAACGCCGGCGCAG gTCTTACGTTGAACCGCTAACGTTGCGCTGCTGGTTTCAGAGGCCCATCACCACCATCTGCTGGGGCCACCGAGACTCCCGGCTGTTCCTGGCGTGCGGGTCGGCCCTGTACGTGGTGCGCGTGGAGCACCGCGTGGCCAGCCTGCAGCTGCTGTGCCAACAGGGCATCGCCAGCGCCCTGCGGGAGGAGAAGGACGTGGGCAAGCTCAACATGCCCTCGCTGCTCTGCTCCTACGTCACCAGCGCCTTCATCCCCACCATCAAG CCCCCGATCCCGGACCCCAACAACATCCGAGACTTTGTCAGCTACCCCACGACGGGCAACGAGCGGCTGCACTGCACCATGAAACGGGCGGAGGACAGCCCCGAGGCAGGCGGCCCGTGCTACACCCTCTACCTGGAGTACCTGGGGGGGCTGGTGCCCATCCTGAAGGGCCGGCGCGTCAGCAAATTGAGGCCCGAGTTTGTCATCACCGATCCCAAAACTGACAGCAAAGCAG agGAGGTGTGCGTCAACCCCATGATCTCGTACGCCGACAGCTGCAACTGCTCCGACTCCAGCGACGTGGAGCTCAGTGACGAGTGGGGGGCCAAGAAGTCGCCCAAGTTCTCTCGGGGGAACAG GATTAACTTGGAACCGCGCAAATCTCCCAAACTGTCCCGAGCCCACCAGGAGGGCCAGCGGTCGCCGCGCTTGCCGTCCAAGAAGCCCACGGTTCGATCCCCCAGCCTGACGCGTCGGGAGTTCTCTATGGACGGACTCGCTGGG CACAATTACCTGGCTCAGGTCACGTCCAACATCTGGGGGACCAAGTTCAAAATCGTGGGACTGGCCTCCTTTCTGCCCGCAAATCTCGGAGCAG TCATCTACAAGACGAGTTTGCTTCATCTGCAACCGCGTCAGATGACCATTTACCTCCCGGAGGTGCGCAAGATATCGCAGGACTTCATGAGCCTGCCCGTGTTCAACCCCAACGTCTTCAGCGAGGACGAGGATGACTTGCCAG TGATGGGCTCGTCGTCAGGAGACAACCCGCCCTGCACCGTCAACATTCCCATCGCGCCCATCCACAGCCCGGCTCAGGCCATGTCGCCCACTCAGAGCATCGGCCTGGTCCAGTCCCTCCTGGCCAATCAGAACATTCAGCTTGACGTCCTCACCAACCCCACGACcaacgcggcggcggcgtccgTCTCCATTCCTGTTTCCGACCACAGCCGGGACCCGCCTGTTCCGGCCAGATACCCGAACCCAGGGCAGGCGATCTTCAACGGGCTGGAAATGGCTCCGCTTCTCCCTGGTACGCTGCCTCCTCCGCCGCCCCCTCACCATCTCCCGCCCCAGCCGCCTcggcagcagcaccagcagcagtcCAGGCAGCAGCCGCAGACGTCGCAGCAACTCCATCACCTTCAGCAGGTGCACCACCAGCGGTCTCCGCATCAGCAGCGGCACCAGGtccagcagcaccagcagaTGCCGCAGAATCCGCCAGCGGTGGCCGGGGGCCACCAgttccagcagcagcagcagatccagcagcagcagcagcaaatgcAGATGCAACACGAGCAaatgcaacagcagcagcagcagatgcagcaacagcagcagcagatcCGCCAGCAGATTCAGGAGatgcggcagcagcagcagcagctccagcAGCAGCACCAACAGATCCAACAGCAGCACCAGCAAATGCAGAGGCAGCACCAGCAGATGCAGCAGCAGCTGAAGATGCAGATGACGCTTCCTCCCGCCCCCACCGGATACCCCACCGTCTCCCTCCAGCAGATCCATCTCCTGCCTCCGCTTCCTCCACCACCGACCGGCGAGCCCGGACTGGATCGAGATCACGCGTTGAAGCCGAGCCTGCCCCGGACATTACCCCCTTCCTTTATCACCAGAGACGGCGGATCTGTGGAGATTCAGGCGAGGAAGGTGAATCCTCCTCCTCCCTACCCGGGTACGGTGGCATCTACGGCAGCCGCGGCAGAGGCGCCGATCCAAACTCTGGTCACAAACTGCGACAGCCCGAGCATCCTGGCTCCGGACGCCTGCCTGAAGAAAGATGACTTTTTGCTTCAGCCTGTGACCATACAGTACCCGACACCTCTCGGCTACGAAAGGATCACGACTTTCGACAGCAGCGGTAACGTGGAGGAAGTATGTCGCCCCCGAAGGCGCCTCATCCGGAACCAAAATGCCTACGGTGGCCTCGGCTCGGCCACGCTGAAGGTCACTTCCTCCGAGAATAAAAAGATTCATCTTCCCTACAGCTCGGCGACACTCAGCCGTCTGTCCGTCCCTCGGTATTCCATTCCCAGCGGGGACCCTCCCCCTTACCCCGATCCGGCCAATCAAGTCCCGGTCACCCTCGCTCCTCCGCCACCGAGAATGGAAAGCAGCCTCATTCACGCCACTCTGCGCCGCGACCCCCGCGACGTGATGCTCAAAGTGCCCACTATGATGGACGCCTCCAGGACGCTCCCTACCAAGGCCAAGATGAACAGCGCGGTGGGTTTGACCTACCAGCAGAGGGTGCCCACGGCGCTGTACACGTGCACGCagtgcagcagcaacagcagcagcaccagtGTCAGCGTTAGCGGCGGCGGGACATCGAGCAGCGGCATCGCGGGCGGCACTGTGGTCAGGCAGGACTTCCCCCCGGAGAAAGGAATACACCACAGCACAATCATTGTGCACTCCAAAAGCCCCTCGCAGTCACCTTACAGCCTCCTGGGTTCCACGGACACCCGCCGGGATAGAACCGTGTACGTCAACTCCGCCTTCACCGAAGACGAGACTCTGAGCAAGCACTGTCACTTGGACAAATCCGTCCATCAGATGACCCTCGGTGACGTCGGCCTCACGGCGAAGCGCCCGCCCCCTTATCAGTGGGACACCTCCACCGCAGAGGAATTCTGGCTTGCCCCGGAGCAAACGATGCTggcccccccgccgccgccgccgccgcctcacaaGCCCCCTCCTCTCATTCTCGGCCAGACGCAGCACTTGGACGTGACCCGTCTACCGTTCGTCCTCACAAATAAGCCGCCGTCCAATCCCAGCACAAGCACCCTCGGATTCCCGTCGGCCTACCAAATATCCCTCACTCCCTTCCCTCCCGCTGTAAGCCACAGTAGACCCCCCATGCAGAGCTTacagaaccccccaccccagtgtGCTCCAAGCAATGTGGTTCTCCCTGTCCAATTTGCTCAGCAGGACTCCAATTTGGTTTTACCGACAGGGTACTCCACAAGCTTAGCTAACTTGACATGCTGCACCCTGCCACCGATGTACCCAGGGGCCAGCTCCTGCGCCGGACTTCAGCTGCACCCTGTAAACCTTCACCCCTGGAATCCCTACCCCTGCCCGCCACCCATGCAGGACCCCCCTGCACCTCCCCTCCCAACCAAAACCCATCAAATATTAGAGAAGCCCGTTCTCTCGCCTCCCCCTCCGACCGCGCCACCTCCGCCGCCCCCTCTGCCTCCGCCACCGCCGCCCACCGAGCTACCCGCATCTAAATGCCCCGCCGAGGATCTCGCGGAGTCTGGCAACAGCTTTCCGGAGCCGTCTTCCCTCAATGAAAGTCCCGTGCCGCAGGAGTCGGACCGCTTTAACAAAAAAAGCCGCAAGAGACTGGACAGCCGAGCCGAGGAGACCAACATGTCATCGGTGTCCAGAAAGGATGGTCGCACACTGTCCGATTTCAACTCTCTGATTGCCAGCCCGCGACTGGGCAGCAGAGAGAAGAAGAAACCGAAGGGACCCCGGGAGCAGCTCAACAGGACGAAAAAGATAAGCCGAGCCGCCACCGAGTTCCAGGACAGCTCGGAGAGCGAGCCAGAGCTTTTTATCAGCGGCGACGAGCTGATGAACCAGAACCAGAGCGGCAAGAAGAGTTGGAAGAacaagcgcagccttcgcatgGCCAGCGAGCTGGAGGAGATGAAGTGCCGCAAGGCTCACGAACGGGAGGACCGCAGTTTGGGCAGCCAGGGCTTCGTCTACGTCATGGCTAACAAGCAGCCTCTGTGGAACGAAGCGACCCAGGTCTACCAGCTGGACTTCGGAGGAAGGGTCACGCAGGAGTCTGCAAAGAACTTCCAGATCGAGCTGGACGGCCGACAG gtgATGCAGTTCGGACGCATCGACGGGAACGCCTACATCCTGGATTTCCAGTATCCCTTCTCGGCGGTGCAGGCGTTCGCCGTGGCCTTGGCCAACGTGACTCAACGGCTGAAGTGA